Genomic segment of Arvicola amphibius chromosome 7, mArvAmp1.2, whole genome shotgun sequence:
ACTCCTGCCCGTCACTCACCTTGTTGCACTTGACACAGTGGTAAGTGTCCATGCCCGGAGAGTAGCGGAGGCTGAAGTCCAAGGGGGACTCGGTGCTGGGCACAAGGGGGCTGCCATAGAGCCTCACGGAGCGCTCCAGGAAAGCCGACTGCATGGTAGAAGGGGTCTGTTGGTAGCTGTGGTTGTAGGAGGCGGCCAGGGTATCCCAAGAGAAGCTGGGCTTGTAGAAAGGGGGTGACTCAGAGACCGGTGACTCTCCATCCTGGGGTTGGGATGTCACCAGAGGCCCCTCTGTGTAAAGACACATGGGGGTGATTTATTGTAAGGATTtacttttaactttctttttttttttttttttttttttttggttttttgagacagggtttctctgcagctttagagcctgtcctggagctagctcttgtagaccaggctggtctcgaactcacagagatccgcctgcctctgcctcccgagtgctgggattaatacttttaactttctatttatgtaagtgtgtaccatgtgtgttggtgccctcagaggctagaagaggatgcAGGGTACcctagctggagttacaggcagccatAAGCTGCCTTGTGATGCTCAGGTCCTGGAAGGGCAACAGGCGTTCCTAACTGCCATGCCATGTCTCTGACCACCAGCTGACTAATTGtttatagacagggtctctctatatagccttgggtgtcctagaactctctatgtagaccagtctggccttcaGTTtacaaagatcagcctgcctcttgcctcccgaGTCCTGCTGGGAtcgaaggtgtgtgccaccaccacttggttcaggcaattaattttgaaataaggTGGCCCAGTGCTCCATCTGCCCTGGTGACCTCCCCTTGAGGGGTCCAGTGTGCACCCCCAATATGCACCATTGCTGTGAGTCTTCACTGCGGTTTCAGCCCCTTCACCCTGGGCCACCACCTGGCCACCGCCCTGTAGACCTCTGCCTCGCACACACAGCTCAAAAGCCCTCATCTGGAGCAAGTGCCTGACTGGAAGTgtgcagcagaagcagagagtCCGGGCGGCATCCAGTGACCTCTCAGGCCCTCCCCAGCTTCATGACCGCAAGAAGTCCTACCACAGAGGCCAACTGCTTTCCTCTCTGGCACTCGCAGGAGAGAGTGGGGACCCCCAGCTGGGTACCTGGGGCTGAGGCCATCTTGGGCAGGCTCTGGTCCAGCAGTGTCTCCTGCTCCTGTTTCACTGCGTTCCAGTCTAGGGTCTGACTTGGGAGTAGTGTGCCAAGGACAGGGCTGCTACTCAGGATATGCTCTTTCACCACTGTGCGGAAACAAGAGCCAAGACTCACCACCTACAGTTCCGGAATGTCTGCAGGAGCAAGAGGCACCATGTTTCCAGAAAGAGGGAGAGCAGGGGCACACACGTACTGCGGCTCACACCAGATCCTCTGCCTGGCATGGGGAGAGGTAAGGAAACCCAGAGCACCTGACCTCAGATCTCAATTGGAGTCATGTGTCCCTATCTGGCTCCAAGCTTGATGCTCCCAGAACCCAAATGCTAGAGGAGATGAGCATTtcatccactcattcattcattcattcattcattcaatcagtAACAGCTACACTGCTCCTTCTAACTGCAAAAGAGATGCTGCAGCAGCATCCAGACAGAGAGCCAAGTGGGCACAGGGTGGGGTCTAGCCTGAGCCCAGACTCACCAGGAATTACAACAGGAGGCCAGACCAGGTCATCGTCCTGTGCACGGGGCTGGTGGTAGGTGTGTGCCTTCTT
This window contains:
- the Gfi1b gene encoding zinc finger protein Gfi-1b isoform X3, which codes for MPRSFLVKSKKAHTYHQPRAQDDDLVWPPVVIPVVKEHILSSSPVLGTLLPSQTLDWNAVKQEQETLLDQSLPKMASAPEGPLVTSQPQDGESPVSESPPFYKPSFSWDTLAASYNHSYQQTPSTMQSAFLERSVRLYGSPLVPSTESPLDFSLRYSPGMDTYHCVKCNKERSFECRMCGKAFKRSSTLSTHLLIHSDTRPYPCQFCGKRFHQKSDMKKHTYIHTGEKPHKCQVCGKAFSQSSNLITHSRKHTGFKPFSCELCTKGFQRKVDLRRHRESQHNLK